A single region of the Ochotona princeps isolate mOchPri1 chromosome 10, mOchPri1.hap1, whole genome shotgun sequence genome encodes:
- the C10H1orf116 gene encoding specifically androgen-regulated gene protein isoform X1, which produces MPERELWPAGPGLEPVTRVGSCDSMMSTTSTRSGSSDGSYDFLSAEEKECLLFLEETIGSLDTETDSGLSTDESEPVTTPRGLLVLPQSQPAPKGHPKETTIEQNPEPRTVTQISSFCPPEPQGLGLRSGSYSLPRNIGRNQNLRNSSSSQPNSHIPGEPVGLGADKQQDSQCGERRPAPAGPQEAVLGLDVAIIPPPEAFRDSQPEQSVEEHLSKQPEEPRDASQLHTLLSHPQKREETSEEAMSQKANEKGPTGHSGPLTSGGDLSAQPAPLAAPKPRKLPPNIVLKSSRSSFHNQPQSWLSRHAEAAPGESGLGMSSLQEQRKARREALEKLGLPQDQEEPGFHMSKPTSSFRFKEPRAQGPPPSTAAPDLAPAQGSAAAGKALATAPATREPAPGKAPALAQGAPPGKILTPAQEAPPGKISANAKSMPISIPKASRTNNQPKSNSGLTLQDSNIPGLRQMNFKSNTLERSGVGLSSYLSTEKNLNPKISTSLEKSSLLDKSSPSVLRNSRPRPASLGTGKDFAGIQVGKLADLEQEQSSRPLSYQGQSRDKLPRPPCVSVKISPKGIPDEHRREALKKLGLLKE; this is translated from the exons ATGCCCGAAAGGGAACTGTGGCCAGCAGGGCCTGGCTTGGAACCTGTGACCCGCGTCGGCAGCTGCGACAGCATGATGAGCACCACCTCCACCCGCTCGGGATCT AGTGACGGCAGCTACGACTTCCTGTCAGCCGAGGAGAAGGAATGTCTGCTCTTCCTGGAGGAGACAATCGGCTCATTGGACACAGAAACTGATAGCGGACTGTCCACCGATGAGTCTGAGCCTGTTACAACACCCCGAGGCCTCCTAGTGCTGCCTCAAAGCCAGCCTGCACCCAAGG GACATCCGAAAGAGACGACCATAGAGCAAAATCCAGAGCCAAGGACCGTGACTCAGATCAGCTCATTCTGTCCTCCTGAGCCCCAAGGTCTGGGCCTCAGGTCTGGTTCCTACAGCCTCCCCCGAAATATTGGCAGAAACCAGAACCTccggaacagcagcagcagccagccaaACAGCCACATCCCTGGAGAACCTGTGGGGCTTGGAGCAGACAAACAGCAGGACAGCCAGTGTGGTGAGCGCAGACCAGCTCCTGCTGGCCCCCAGGAGGCTGTCCTCGGTTTGGACGTGGCTATCATCCCCCCACCGGAGGCTTTCCGGGACTCCcaaccagaacagagtgtggaagaGCACCTGTCCAAGCAGCCGGAAGAGCCACGCGACGCATCCCAACTCCACACGCTGCTGTCCCACccccagaagagagaggagacctCTGAAGAAGCCATGTCCCAGAAGGCCAATGAGAAAGGCCCCACAGGGCACTCAGGACCCCTGACATCAGGAGGTGATCTGAgtgcccagccagctcccctgGCAGCCCCTAAGCCCCGAAAGCTGCCACCTAACATTGTTCTAAAGAGCAGCCGGAGCAGTTTCCACAACCAGCCCCAGAGCTGGCTATCCCGCCATGCTGAGGCTGCGCCTGGAGAGTCTGGGCTGGGCATGTCTTCACTACAAGAGCAGAGGAAAGCCCGCAGAGAGGcgctggagaagctgggactgccCCAGGACCAGGAGGAGCCCGGCTTCCACATGAGCAAGCCCACTAGCTCCTTCAGATTCAAGGAACCCCGTGCTCAGGGCCCTCCCCCATCCACAGCAGCTCCTGACCTGGCTCCAGCTCAGGGCTCTGCAGCTGCAGGGAAGGCTCTGGCTACAGCTCCAGCAACTCGGGAACCTGCACCAGGGAAGGCTCCGGCTCTTGCTCAGGGAGCTCCCCCAGGGAAGATTTTGACACCTgcccaggaagctcctccagggaAGATTTCAGCCAATGCCAAGTCCATGCCCATTTCGATCCCAAAGGCTTCAAGAACAAACAATCAGCCCAAGTCAAACTCAGGGCTAACCCTCCAAGATAGCAACATCCCCGGCTTGAGACAGATGAACTTCAAGTCCAACACTCTGGAACGCTCGGGTGTGGGGCTGAGCAGCTACCTGTCTACTGAGAAAAACCTCAATCCCAAAATCAGCACTTCTCTAGAAAAGAGCTCTCTGTTGGACAAGAGCTCCCCCAGCGTCCTGCGGAATTCCCGGCCCCGTCCCGCTTCCCTGGGCACCGGGAAGGACTTTGCCGGAATCCAGGTGGGCAAGTTGGCCGACCTGGAGCAGGAACAGAGCTCCAGGCCTCTCTCCTACCAAGGACAGAGCCGGGACAAGCTTCCCAGACCCCCCTGTGTCAGTGTCAAGATCTCCCCAAAAGGCATCCCTGATGAGCACAGAAGGGAGGCCCTGAAGAAACTGGGACTGCTGAAGGAGTAG
- the C10H1orf116 gene encoding specifically androgen-regulated gene protein isoform X2 — translation MSQKANEKGPTGHSGPLTSGGDLSAQPAPLAAPKPRKLPPNIVLKSSRSSFHNQPQSWLSRHAEAAPGESGLGMSSLQEQRKARREALEKLGLPQDQEEPGFHMSKPTSSFRFKEPRAQGPPPSTAAPDLAPAQGSAAAGKALATAPATREPAPGKAPALAQGAPPGKILTPAQEAPPGKISANAKSMPISIPKASRTNNQPKSNSGLTLQDSNIPGLRQMNFKSNTLERSGVGLSSYLSTEKNLNPKISTSLEKSSLLDKSSPSVLRNSRPRPASLGTGKDFAGIQVGKLADLEQEQSSRPLSYQGQSRDKLPRPPCVSVKISPKGIPDEHRREALKKLGLLKE, via the coding sequence ATGTCCCAGAAGGCCAATGAGAAAGGCCCCACAGGGCACTCAGGACCCCTGACATCAGGAGGTGATCTGAgtgcccagccagctcccctgGCAGCCCCTAAGCCCCGAAAGCTGCCACCTAACATTGTTCTAAAGAGCAGCCGGAGCAGTTTCCACAACCAGCCCCAGAGCTGGCTATCCCGCCATGCTGAGGCTGCGCCTGGAGAGTCTGGGCTGGGCATGTCTTCACTACAAGAGCAGAGGAAAGCCCGCAGAGAGGcgctggagaagctgggactgccCCAGGACCAGGAGGAGCCCGGCTTCCACATGAGCAAGCCCACTAGCTCCTTCAGATTCAAGGAACCCCGTGCTCAGGGCCCTCCCCCATCCACAGCAGCTCCTGACCTGGCTCCAGCTCAGGGCTCTGCAGCTGCAGGGAAGGCTCTGGCTACAGCTCCAGCAACTCGGGAACCTGCACCAGGGAAGGCTCCGGCTCTTGCTCAGGGAGCTCCCCCAGGGAAGATTTTGACACCTgcccaggaagctcctccagggaAGATTTCAGCCAATGCCAAGTCCATGCCCATTTCGATCCCAAAGGCTTCAAGAACAAACAATCAGCCCAAGTCAAACTCAGGGCTAACCCTCCAAGATAGCAACATCCCCGGCTTGAGACAGATGAACTTCAAGTCCAACACTCTGGAACGCTCGGGTGTGGGGCTGAGCAGCTACCTGTCTACTGAGAAAAACCTCAATCCCAAAATCAGCACTTCTCTAGAAAAGAGCTCTCTGTTGGACAAGAGCTCCCCCAGCGTCCTGCGGAATTCCCGGCCCCGTCCCGCTTCCCTGGGCACCGGGAAGGACTTTGCCGGAATCCAGGTGGGCAAGTTGGCCGACCTGGAGCAGGAACAGAGCTCCAGGCCTCTCTCCTACCAAGGACAGAGCCGGGACAAGCTTCCCAGACCCCCCTGTGTCAGTGTCAAGATCTCCCCAAAAGGCATCCCTGATGAGCACAGAAGGGAGGCCCTGAAGAAACTGGGACTGCTGAAGGAGTAG
- the YOD1 gene encoding ubiquitin thioesterase OTU1 isoform X1: protein MFGPAKGGHLGVRPAAGGPGGVSPPAAATKGGPAGVWPGGGQSGTMWRLRCKAKDGTHVLQGLSSRTRLRELQSQIAAITGIAPGAQRILVGFPPECLDLGDGDIVLEDLPIQSGDMLIVEEDQTRPNTSPAFTKHGAPGSVREALPVLTRTMVPADNSCLFTSVYYVVEGGVLDPACAPQMRRLIAQIVASDPDLYSEAILGKTNQEYCEWIRRDDTWGGAIEISILSKFYQCEICVVDTQTVRIDRFGEDAGYTKRVLLIYDGVHYDPLQRNFPDPDTPPLTIFSSNDDIVLVQALELADEARRKRQFTDINRFTLRCMVCQKGLTGQAEAREHAKETGHTNFGEV from the exons ATGTTTGGCCCCGCGAAGGGTGGCCATCTTGGAGTCCGCCCGGCGGCTGGTGGCCCCGGCGGCGTCTCGCCTCCCGCGGCCGCCACCAAGGGCGGCCCCGCAGGCGTCTGGCCTGGGGGCGGCCAGTCCGGCACGATGTGGCGGCTCCGCTGCAAAGCCAAGGATGGCACCCATGTCTTGCAGGGGCTGTCCAGCCGGACCCGGCTGCGGGAACTCCAGAGCCAAATTGCCGCCATCACCGGCATCGCGCCCGGGGCTCAGCGAATTCTCGTCGGGTTTCCGCCGGAGTGCCTGGACCTCGGCGACGGGGACATCGTCCTGGAGGACTTACCCATCCAGTCAG gcGACATGCTGATCGTTGAAGAAGACCAAACCAGGCCCAACACTTCACCTGCATTTACAAAACATGGTGCTCCTGGTTCTGTCCGGGAAGCTTTGCCAGTCCTGACCAGAACCATGGTCCCAGCGGACAACTCTTGCCTCTTTACCAGTGTGTACTATGTCGTTGAAGGCGGAGTGCTGGATCCAGCCTGTGCCCCTCAGATGAGGCGCCTCATAGCGCAAATTGTAGCGAGTGATCCAGACTTGTACAGCGAGGCCATTCttgggaaaaccaatcaggagtACTGTGAGTGGATCAGAAGGGATGACACATGGGGAGGAGCCATTGAGATATCCATCTTATCTAAGTTTTACCAGTGCGAGATCTGTGTGGTGGACACACAGACAGTAAGAATCGACCGATTTGGGGAAGATGCGGGGTATACCAAAAGGGTGCTGCTCATTTATGACGGCGTCCACTATGATCCTCTCCAGCGCAACTTCCCAGATCCGGACACCCCTCCCCTGACCATCTTCTCCTCGAACGATGACATTGTTCTTGTACAAGCACTGGAATTAGCAGATGAAGCTAGAAGAAAGAGACAGTTTACTGATATCAACCGCTTCACCCTGAGATGCATGGTGTGTCAGAAGGGATTAACTGGCCAGGCAGAAGCGAGGGAGCATGCCAAGGAGACGGGCCACACCAACTTTGGAGAAGTGTGA
- the YOD1 gene encoding ubiquitin thioesterase OTU1 isoform X2, translating into MPRPAQATASVQQLIVKTLGVRQHLQETQWGQVFAQGLSSRTRLRELQSQIAAITGIAPGAQRILVGFPPECLDLGDGDIVLEDLPIQSGDMLIVEEDQTRPNTSPAFTKHGAPGSVREALPVLTRTMVPADNSCLFTSVYYVVEGGVLDPACAPQMRRLIAQIVASDPDLYSEAILGKTNQEYCEWIRRDDTWGGAIEISILSKFYQCEICVVDTQTVRIDRFGEDAGYTKRVLLIYDGVHYDPLQRNFPDPDTPPLTIFSSNDDIVLVQALELADEARRKRQFTDINRFTLRCMVCQKGLTGQAEAREHAKETGHTNFGEV; encoded by the exons ATGCCGCGCCCTGCCCAGGCCACGGCGTCCGTTCAGCAGCTCATCGTCAAGACCCTAGGAGTCCGGCAGCACCTGCAGGAGACCCAGTGGGGACAGGTGTTTGCACAG GGGCTGTCCAGCCGGACCCGGCTGCGGGAACTCCAGAGCCAAATTGCCGCCATCACCGGCATCGCGCCCGGGGCTCAGCGAATTCTCGTCGGGTTTCCGCCGGAGTGCCTGGACCTCGGCGACGGGGACATCGTCCTGGAGGACTTACCCATCCAGTCAG gcGACATGCTGATCGTTGAAGAAGACCAAACCAGGCCCAACACTTCACCTGCATTTACAAAACATGGTGCTCCTGGTTCTGTCCGGGAAGCTTTGCCAGTCCTGACCAGAACCATGGTCCCAGCGGACAACTCTTGCCTCTTTACCAGTGTGTACTATGTCGTTGAAGGCGGAGTGCTGGATCCAGCCTGTGCCCCTCAGATGAGGCGCCTCATAGCGCAAATTGTAGCGAGTGATCCAGACTTGTACAGCGAGGCCATTCttgggaaaaccaatcaggagtACTGTGAGTGGATCAGAAGGGATGACACATGGGGAGGAGCCATTGAGATATCCATCTTATCTAAGTTTTACCAGTGCGAGATCTGTGTGGTGGACACACAGACAGTAAGAATCGACCGATTTGGGGAAGATGCGGGGTATACCAAAAGGGTGCTGCTCATTTATGACGGCGTCCACTATGATCCTCTCCAGCGCAACTTCCCAGATCCGGACACCCCTCCCCTGACCATCTTCTCCTCGAACGATGACATTGTTCTTGTACAAGCACTGGAATTAGCAGATGAAGCTAGAAGAAAGAGACAGTTTACTGATATCAACCGCTTCACCCTGAGATGCATGGTGTGTCAGAAGGGATTAACTGGCCAGGCAGAAGCGAGGGAGCATGCCAAGGAGACGGGCCACACCAACTTTGGAGAAGTGTGA